The sequence TCCCTTGCTCCTGCGCCGCCCAGACGCTGAGCATGCTGCTGCTCACCGACGCCGCGCCGATGTTCACGCGCAGCGGCGCCGCCGCGGCGGATACCATTGCTGGAATGAGCCAGGCGAGCGCGACAGTAAGGCAGCGAGAGAAAAAAACCATGGCATGGTTATACGGGCCGGCTATTCGCCCATCACTTTTTTCATGAGCGCGATCACTTCCGCGGGCTGACTCATCACTTCCTTGGCCAGCGCTTCCACGTCATCGCCGTGAATCAATTCGGGTTCGAAATTTTGCTTTTTCGCCTCGGCGATAAATTCCGGACTGGTCAGCGCCTTGGCGTACGCGGCGCGTAACGTCTTTACATATTCGAGCGGCGTGCCCGGCGAGGCGAGCATCGGCGCGCCGCCGAACTCTCCAGAGCCCGACATCACCGCTACCAAGCGGCGATTGATTTCGCTGGTCTTGTACTGCTCCATGAGCTCGGTAAAAAGCGGCGTGTCCGGCAAGCGCGGGTCGCGTTTTTTACCGCCTTGCACCAGGACGCGCACCTGATTTTTGCTCCGCCAGGTATGAAACGGTTCGCGGCCAAAAAATACTTGGATGGTAAACGCGCGGCAATGCACTTCGCCGCGCTCGACGGCGAGTTCGATATCGGCGCCGCCCTGATAACCGGTGACCAATTGGAATTTCGCGCCGATGGTCAGCTCGAGCAGCTTGGGATAAAAATAGCCGGTGTTGCCCGTGCCGGTGACACCGCACCTGGGCGGTTCCTTCGCCTTGATGACATCGCTAATGGTTTTGTACGGCGTGTTCGCCCACATGTAGAGCAACGAACTGGTCGGCGTAGTGCTGCCGATCCAAGTGAGCTTGGCCCAGTCGAACTGCACTTCCTTCTTTTTTTGCAGCTGCTCGAAATACAGCGCCGCGTTGATCACGCCGACGGTCAGACCATCCGGCTTCGCGACACCGTAGATATAGTTAGTCGCCGTCATCGAACCGGCGCCGGACATGATTTGCACCACCGTAGCCGGATTGCCGGGAATATGTTTGGTCAGCTGCGGCGCGATCATCCGCGCCCAGATATCGTGGGCGCTGCCGGCCGGATAGCCGACGATGACGCGAATCGACTTACCGTGAAAGTAGGGTGTCTGTGCCGAAGCGTAATCGGTGAGACATAGCGCGAGCGCAAAGAGCAATCCGAGTCTTTTCATTAACCCCTCCGGCGGCAAATCATGAACCGAGATAGCGCCAAGTCGCCGCTGCTCGAAACCATAGGCAGAACGTGATTGACCGTCAAGCGGAAATAATTCAAAATGCTACTTATGATTACTGGTTTAAATATTTTTGCGCCCATCGCCGATCCCAATTCATATGCATTGACTCGACGAAAGTTAAATAATTGGAACCCTTCGAGCCGAAATCACCGATCCGCAGACCTCTCATTGCGCCAGCAGCGCGGTTTTTCCTTGGTCGAGATTCTCATCGTCATCGCCATCGTTAGCCTATTAGCCGCCATCGGCATACCGCAGTTCATCACCTACCGCAGCAAAGGCATCGACGCGCAGATGAAATCGGATCTGCGCAACGCCGCGGTCGCGGTGGAAAGTTATTTCGCAAAGAACGGCGTCTATCCTTCATCCACAGCGGTGATCGCCGTCAATGGCTTCCAAGGCACCCAAGGAGTAACGCTTTCATTGAGCAACATCACCGCCAACTCTTACCAACTCAGCGCCACCACATCCGGCGGTAGCCAAGCCAGTTTCAGCTTCGATAGCACCAGCGGCGCCATTCAGTAGGCTGAGCCGGGCGTCGGCATCAACTTGCGCGCTGCTTAAACATTGACAGTAATGCTTGGCATCTCGTAATCTGCGGCAACGATTGGATAGCCGCATTAAAACGATTCTTTCATACATTTTTATCTCGGTCGCCCTGCTCACCGGCGCCATTTCCTGCAGCGATATCAAGCATCATGGCGATGCTGAAAGCGCCGCCGGCGACGCCGCGTGGATTTCCCTCGCCGTCGAAAACGGCGAACCCTCCGGCCCGTTAAGTTTAATCGCCGGACAGGAATATGTCTTCGATCGCATCACGCTGGCGGTGGACAACCGCAATGTAGTCGACAACCGCGCCGCCCTCGAATGGCTGACCAAGCAATCGAGTTTCTCTGAGTTGAATTGGGACGGCGTGCGCGAAACGCGCGCCCACTGGCGCAACTTTCGCGAGAGTCGTAGCGCCGCCGATGTCTACGCTCATGTCTTCGAAGGCGCCAAGTGGATGAACGAGGTCAACGGCATGGAACTATCCGTGCGCGACGCCAAAGGCGTCGTACTCGGCGCGCCGCTGCGATTCACGCAGCAAGATTTTCTCAATCAGTTGAAGCAGCAAGATTTCGATATGATCAAGGCCGAGTTCCGCTACGAGAACTTCGCGCGCCATAAAGACCGCAGCTCGGCAAAGATCAAGCGCGCCGTCGCCAAGATCGTCTTCGCCGTGCAAACCAATCTCTCCAAGCGCCTGGCGATCCCAGCGAATGCACACTCGCTGCGCCTAGTGTGGGACAAAAAACCGCGCGAGCCTTACGATTTCCCGATTCGCTTGGTGCAATCACCGTACAACTACGGCGGCCGTCTCGAAGTAAAACTCGAGCCGGACAAGCCGGTCTATTTTCCCGGCGATACCATTCGCGCCACGTTTACTCTACGCGACCAGAAAGGCGTGCCGTTGAAATTTTCCGAGTTCGATCAAAACGGCATCCGCCAACTTAACATCCATCTCGACGGCCCGGTGCAAGACCCGACTTATTATCATGAAGAATGGCTGAGCGAGTTTCGCGTGCGCTACGCTTATCATGTGCGCGCACCCGCGTTGGGCTTCGGCACGGCGACGGAATCCACCAACACCGCGCTCAAAGGACCGCCCCTCGATGCCGACGGCGCGAGCATCGTCGTCGACCTGCATGTGCCGCAAAATTTGCCCAAAGACAAGTTCGGCAGCTTTGAGATCGGCGCCACCGCCTGGCGCAACTACGCCAGTCAATCCTGGATCGCCCGTCTGGATAAACATATTCAAGTCGGCCAAAAGGAGCCTACTGAATTCGAACGGTTCGGCTGCAAGAATTGTCATGCGCCGAACACGCCGATGGAGCTGGGATTATTAATTCCACCCATGGTCGGCGTGCAAAAATTAACTCTCGACAGTATCGAAAGCTGCGTCCTGTGCCACGACAACAGCCGCAACGGCTCGCGCCGCCTCGATAAGTACCTGCATCTAATTCACATGAACCGCGACAAGTTTCCGGTCGCGAAAAACAATTGCGCGGTCTGTCATCTCACCGCCGACAGTATCAAAAAAGTCCACTTCGAGGTCTGCTCCAACTGCCACGAGAGTTTACACCGGAACAATCAGCCGAAGTACACCGACGCCCAGTGCCAGAATTGCCACCAAGATTATAACCAAGGCCATATCGGGCCGGTGGCGCGGCGGTAAGAGAGGAATTAGCAGCGAAGTGAGTTAATGAATCAGCAGCCCCTCGATACGCGCTGCGTGCTACTCGGGGAATCGGATTTACCATAGCCGTCGTCCCAAGTAGCGCCCGTTAGGGCGCGTAGCGAGGGATTAGATAATGAGGAGAGACAAAATGATCCAAGAAATCGTCATCCAACATGTGCAACCGGAGAAACGCGACGAGTACATCAAAGTGTTCGGCGAGATTTTGACCAAAGCGAATTACGGAGGTTCCCATGGCATCAAGTTTTTCACCAGCATCGAAGATCCCAGCCGGGTGATCCTGATGATCGAGTGGGACAGCGTCGAAGCCCACACCCAACATCGCGGCACGCCGACGCACAACGCCATGCGCGAGGCGACGGCAAAGTATCAAACCGCCAAAAGCGAAGGCGCGCATTTTTTGCAGCATCAAATAAAGTAGCAAGCCGTGTTCGTGGTTCGTGATCGTGAAATCCTAAAGCACGATCACGATCACGGAAAACTTGAGGCCAAACGATCAATCCGCATTACCTCGCGAAACCTCAACGAAGCTAGGAAACACCTCACGCGTCCGACGACACGATCACGTCCTCAGGTATCCGCTGCACCCGGCATTCGTGATTGTCCCGACCGATCTTTTCGCAGGCTTCTTTCTCGGAGGCCGCGTCTTCGATCGAAAAGTTCTCAGTGCCGATATACCAGATTCTAAAATTAGCCATGGTCTTATCCCCTTCTAGCCAAGGCGTTTCGTGCCTTTCGTAACTTAGACGTTGGCACCGGGAAAACAGTTGCTAAGACCGACTGAAGCCTGCGAACCTTGTATTTTGTCCAGCGTTGACCTACTTGTTCCGTTGTATTCTTCCACAGGAACGAACCATGGACCAATCTGAAAATGACATGATAACCCGGGTTGGACCGGGCACGCCGGCCGGCGAGACGTTGCGCCGCTATTGGCTGCCGATCAGTTTTTCCCACGAAATAAAATCGGACGCACCGAAAATCGTGCGCAGGCTGGCGGAAGATCTTTTACTGTTTCGCGACGAGCATGGCCGCGTCGGCTTGACCGAACCAACCTGTCCGCACCGCGGCACTTCATTGGAATACGGCTGGGTCGAAGCCGGCGGCATTCGCTGCTGCTATCACGGCTGGGTATTCGATGTGAACGGCCGCTGCATTGAGCAGCCCGGCGAACCGGCGGAGAGTAATTTCAAAGACAAGATTCGGCTCAAAGCCTATCCCATTCGAGAGGTGGGCGGCCTGATCTTCGCTTACATGGGGCCGGGCGAGCCGCCGCCGTTTCCGCGCTACGACTTTCTCTTTCGTCAGGATGGCGAGCGCACCTACGACGGCTATGTCCGCGAGTGCAATTTTTTGAATCAGCTCGACAACTGTCTCGATCCGGTGCACGCCACGATCCTGCACGGCCGTGAAATCAACGGCGCCAGGGAAAATCCCGAACGCGCCGAAACCCCGGAGTTCGAAGTGCTCGCCGACGATTTGTTCGCCAGCTATGTGGCGAGGCGCCAAGGTCCGGTGGCCGGCAAGGAGTGGCATCGCGAGGTTTCTTACACGCCGCCGGTGCTGGTCATTCATGACGGCGGCTCGACGCCCGACGATGCCAACGGTTATTTCGCCGATGTCGCCTGGCGCGTGCCGGTGGATGACTACAGCACGCAATCGTTCATTCTAAAATTCTTTCCATTTAAAAATGGCCAGTCCACCATTCGGCCCAAACGAAAATCCTCCCGGCCGGTGCCGCTCATGCGCGGCACACAGATGAAATTCGACATGACCACCGTCAACGGCCAAGACGCCGCGGCGCAGATCGGCCAGGGGCGCATCGCCGACCGCGCCGCCGAACATTTGGGCTACTCCGACCGCGGCGTCATTCAAGTGCGTAAGCTCTGGCTGTCGGCGATCCAAGCGGTCCTGCGCGCCGAAGATCCGCCAGGCATCCTGCGCGATCTTAAAGAATCTGAGTTGCTTCATTTCGACGTGGTCGGCTCCGGCCGGCTGGTCGACAAAGGTGAGATGGCCGACCATCTACCGCGGGTGGTGCGGATCTAATCGCGAAACAGTGGCGCGAAATGACACGCGGCAAAAATTTCATCCTGCGCGGCGCAATCTTCATTGCGCTGCTCGCCGCAAATGCAAATTTGTATTCCGCTCAAGCACCGGCCAAATGGCAAACCGACTGGCAAGCAATTCAGCGCGCCGCCGACAAAGAAGGTCGGCTGGCGATCTACGGTCCCGCCGGCACCGGTCAGCAAAAACTCTACACCGAAGTTTTTCAGCAAGCGTTTCCGAAAATCAAAGTAAACTACACGCCGGGCCGAATCAGCGAAATCATTTCGCGCATCATGGCCGAACAGCGCGGCGGCGTTCGCCAAGCCGATCTGGTGCTCGGCGGCACTGACATCTTGCTCGGCACGTTAAAAGACAAAGGCTTACTCCAACCGATTCGCCCCGCCCTCGTGCTGCCCGAAGTCCTCGACGGCAGCGGCTGGTACAAAGGCAAACTCTGGTTCGCCGACAACGAAGAGCGATTTATTCCGATGTGGCGTGCCGTGCCCTACACCGCCGCGTGCATCAATACGAATTTGGTGAAGCCCAATGAATTGAAAAGTTACTGGGATCTGTTGCAGCCCAAATGGAAAGGCAAAATCGTCTCACAAGATTTGCGCCTCGGCAGCGCGCGCAACCAGATGTACACCGTCTACCAGCGCAAAGACTTGGGCGCGGAATATCTCAAACGCTTACTTGGAGAAATGGAGCTGACGTTTTCGCGCAACCTGCCGCAGATCGCCGACTGGCTCGCCAGCGGCAAATACGCCATCTCCATCGGCGGCGTCGACTGCGACGACCTGGCGATTAAGGGCCTGCCCGTGCTGCCGATCCATTTCGAAGGCATCGCCGCCGTCGGCGCCGGCACCGATCCGGCTTCTTGGCTCGCCACCTCCGCCCATCCCAACGCCGCCAAAGTTTTTTTGAATTGGATTTTGAGCCGCGACGGCCAAGTCAATTTTCAAAAACTTACCCGCGAGAACTCGCTGCGCGTCGACATCGCCAAAGAAGGCGTCGTCAACCCGTACTTCATCCTCGACCCCAAGCGCGAATATCTCTTCACCGGCCTGGAAGAACACAAAGACAAGATCAACGAGTTCCCTCCCTGGTTGGAATCGCTGATCGCGAAAAAATAATTGCACGTTTCCTAAATTGTAGGGGCGGACCTACGTGTCCGCCCTCCGGACGGGCGCACACATAGGTGCGCCCCTACGTGGAATTGGTCGGTAATTTATTTTTGTGCCCTTTGCGTTCTTTGCGGCCATTTCTCCCTTGAGTCTCAGCACCGATTCGCATAGTTTTGCAATCAATCGACTGCGCATCGAAAAAATCAGGAGGGTTTCGCGATGACTATTTCCGCCGACGAAAAACTCACGGTGTTAAATCCGGTTGGCTATCCGCCCAAGATCACGCCCAAAGCGCTGGCGCCGCGGCTGGAAAGTTTGGACGGCAAGACCGTCTATCTGGTCGATCCGCGCTTCGACGACTCGGGGTTGTTTCTGCGCCAGGTACAAAGTTGGTTCGCCGACCACATGCCGACGGTTAAAACTAAGTTCGTCGAGATGAACAACGTCTACACCAAGGACGATCCGAAAACTTGGGAGAAGATCAAAGCCGACGGCGACGCCGCCATCATCGGTGTCGGCCATTGAAGCACCTGCGCGCCGGCGGTCGCCGCGCATGCCATGACGTTGGATAATAAATACGGCGTGCCCACCGTGGCGCTGCACACCCACGTATTTGAAAAAGTCGTCGAGTCGGTGAACCGCGTGCACGGTATGCCGCGGGCGCCGCGCGCCTTCGTGCCCCAACCGGTGATGGGCAAAACCGCCGAGCAGCTGCGTGCCTACGTCGACGGCAAGGACCCGCTCAGCGGCCGGCCGGTGATGCAAGAAGTGATCGAAGGATTGACCCAACCGATCGAAGACAATGGCGTTGTAAATGCGAAGTTCGAGCATGCCTCGACGCCGCGCTTGGTCGATGCCGACAGCGAAGAGAACTTACAGCAACTATTCCTCGAAAAAAATTGGACCGACAAACTGCCCATCGTGCTGCCGACGCAGAGGCGCGTCAAAGAAATGCTCGCGCACACGAGCCACAAACCGGACGAAGTCGTCGGCCACATGCGTTCCACCCATTTCAGAGAATATTGGGAATACACAGTGGAGAAAGTCGCCGTCAACGCGGTGATGGCCGGCGCCCGGCCGGAATATTTGCCGGTGATTCTTGCCCTCGCTTCCACTGGCGTCACGGCGCGCGGCAGTACGTCGAGTTCAGCGGCGGCGATGGTAGTGGTCAACGGACCGATTCGAAATGAAATCAACATGAACAGCGGCACCGGCGCCATGGGGCCGTTCAATCACGCCAACGCGACCATCGGCCGCGCCTACGGATTGCTCTCGCAAAACGGCCAAGGCAGCTCGGTGCCCGGCGTGACTTACATGGGCTCCCAAGGCAACAACTACGCTTATAACAACGTCACCTTCGCCGAGAACGAAGAGCGCAGCCCGTGGACGCCGTTTCACGTCGAGCATGGCTTCAAAGCCACCGACAGCACGGTCAGCGTTTTCACCGGCTGCCGATCGACGGCGTTTACCCTCGGTGTGCGCGAAAAATTCTGGCGCGAGCATGTGCGCAGCATGCTGCGCGGCCTGGACGCCCACAGCCAGCCGACGTTTTTGCTCGATCCCATCACCGCGCGCCAGTTCATCGACCGCGGCGGTTTCGATACGAAGGAAAAATTAATTGAGTGGGCCTATGAAAACTCGCTGATGGCGGCCAAGGAATATTGGGATTATCAATTGATCCAAAATTACATCTACCCGCGCGCCACCTTCGGCGAAGAACCCTACGCGTCGAAATTGAAAGCCGCCCCGGACGAAATGATCCACATGTTCAAACCCGAGGAAATCCACGTCGTCGTGGTCGGCGGCGAAACCAACGGCTACTGGCGCATCATGGATTGCAACTATCAGAAGACGGTTTCCGTCGACGCGTGGCGCTGACGCAATGGTAGAAAAGAAAATCCGAAATTCGAATATCGAAATCCGAAACAAACACGGGGCCAAAAAAATCCAAAATTGGAGAAAATTCAAAACTCTGAATCCGGATGGAGTTTGTTTGGAAATTTGGGATTTTGGTCATTTGAATTTGTTTCGGATTTCGATATTCGAATTTCGAATTTAGAGTTACTAATGGCAAACTACGACATCATCATCATCGGCTCCGGTCTCGCCGGTCTCACCGCCGGCTTATTCTCGGCGCGCCAAGGGCTTTCAACTTTAGTTTTCGAGTCGAACATTCCCGGCGGCCATCTGATCAGCATCGAGAAGATCGAAGACTTTCCCGGTTTTCCCGATGGCGTCTCCGGCTATGAGATTTGCCCCAACTTGCAGCGGCAAGCTTCCGACCACGGCGCAGAATTTCAGCGCGCCGAAGTCCTGCGCATCGAAGCAAAGGACAAAGCTTGGTCGGTCGTCACGGAAGAAGAAACTTATCAGGCGAAAGCGGTGATCGTCGCCACCGGGTCGACACTAAAACAACTCGGCGTTGCCGGCGAAGAAAAACTCATGGGCCGCGGCGTCAGCCACTGCGCCAGCTGCGACGGCCCGATGTGCAATGGCCAAACCGTCGGCGTGGTCGGCGGCGGCGACTCGGCGCTGCAAGAAGCGCTGACGCTGACGAATTACGCCGAACGAGTTTTGCTTTTCCACCACGGCGAGACTTTCTCCGCGCAGCAAACTTATAGGCAACGAGTGTTAAGCAACTCGAAGATCACGCCGCACTACCAAACCGCCATCGAAGGAATTGTCGGCGACGAAGTGGTCACCGGCGTGCGTGTGCGGGATTTGAAATCTGGCGAAACTTCGCAGATCGAACTCACAGGAATTTTTATTTACGTCGGCATGCAGCCAAACACGGCGATCTTGGAGAAACTCATCAAGCTCAGTGACACAGGACATGTGCCGACGGATATCTCCATGCAAACCGAACGGCCCGGCCTCTACGCCGCCGGCGACATCCGCCAAGACTCGGCGCGCCAAGCGATCACCTCCGCCGGCGACGGCGCGACGGCCGCCATCGCGGCGTGTCGCTACATCAATGCAATACTTCGCTAGGAAATTTTTCGTGGAAGTTAAAAGCTTCGAACGACAGGAATTTCTTTTCAAATACTGAGAGACGGGGCGATGCTGTTCGCCATTCGCAAGGCTCTCACGCGGCTTCGTCGCCTGACTGGTAGCGCGCGACTGGGACGCGCACATGTTTCGTGATTCGACCGCGGCCTGCGGCTATTTGACGCATTCTCTTGAAAACTTGCGCGTGATGGTAGCGCTCGCCGCACTTATTGCACACCCAAGCCGGCACATCCTCAATAATTACCAGTTCGTCCTTGTGCCGAAAGTATTCTCGCCCGTGTTTCGCCGCCAAACGGCCGACGCAGCACCGAGCGCAGATATCGCCGGTTAAATCTAGTGTTTTTTTACGTTTCATAAGCAGTGATAATTACCACAAGCTGACGCGTTTGAAAAAATTGCGCAACCACGGTGAGACCTTTTCCTTTCTGCGTTTTTCCCTCGATTACATACTTACCCCGACCTATGGGGTCTCTTTCACGGCGAATGATTGTCCCATTAAGCATCGCGGCCTCAAGATCTTGTTCGGTTAGGTTATCGTTAGCCAATTCGTTTTCAGCGTGAATGGATAGTACATAGTCACCCTGCTTTACCAAATTACGAATTTTCGCCAGAACTCGTGGGTACATCAATGCGAACCGGCGCGGCCCTTTCCCAGGATCAATACCCGAACGACTGTAATATGTCCAGAATAACCGATGGGGCCTGTCCCGGAACAATAATACTATCGCTTGATCTCATGAACCGCTTGGAAGTATGAAAGTGTTAACGACAATATGAATTACCTTCTGCTAATTTGTCTATCGTGGAGTTTGGTGTTTGCGCCAATCGCCCACGCCCAAACAAATTTCTTCCAAGGCAAAACCATCCGCGTTATCCGCGGCGGTGGGCCGGGCGATCTTTACGATTTATGGACGCGCCACATTGCGACCTACTTGGGAAAACATATTCCCGGCAATCCCGGCATCATGGTGCAGAACATGCCGGGCGCCGGCTCGGTGATCGCGGCGAATAATATTTACAGCATCGCCAAGCCCGACGGACTGACGCTGGGCTCGCTCAATCCGGGTATCTACATGGATCAACTGGTCGGCCGCAAAGAAGTACGCTACGACTGGGCGAAGTTTGGCTGGCTCGGCACGCCGGAACAAACCGAGTCGGTGCTATTTTTTCGCGCCGATACTCCGTACAAGACCGTCGACGATCTGCGCAAAGCAACCGAGCCGCCCAAATGCGGCTCCACCGGCACCGGCTCGACGACCTTTCATATCCCCAAGCTCATCGAAGAAATTTTCTCGGTGAAGTTCAACATCATCGCCGGCTATCAAGGCGCGGCGGACATTGACGTGGCGCTGGAACGCGGCGAGATCCAGTGCCGGCTGATCACCATCGCGGCGTTTTTCGGCCGCGAACCGCATATTAGCTGGTAAAAATAAGGCTTCACCCGTCCGTTCGTTCAGACCGGCCGCAAACGCGATCCTCAATTGCCGGAGACACCGACGCTCTACGACTTGATGAATCAATACAAAACCCGCTACGCCGAGCGGCTCCTCGCAACTCTGGTGACCGCGCCCAATGAATTCGGCCGCCCCTGGACCGCGCCGCCGAATATGGCGCCGGACCGTTTGAAAATCCTGCGCGATGCTTGGAGCAACACATTGAAAGACCCGGAGTTGCTCGCCGAAGCAAAAAAACGCAGCTGGCCGGTGGAAGCCGTCGGCGGCGAAGCACTCGCAGTGCTAGCGAAAGAAGTTATCGCCCAGCCGCCGGAAGTCATCGCTAGATTGAAAAAACTTTTAGCTGAGTAAGGCAACCCTTGGGTCTAGAGTAAGTATGTAAGTATGACTGACGCACACCACATGAGAATCGGTTGGCTCGGTCCGAGCTTGCCGTCGAGTTCACATATCAAGAAATTTCTCAACTTGGTGCCGGCCAACATCGAAGTTCTCTACGAGCAGCTCGTGCTCCACGACGGCGTGTTAAGCGATGTTCAAGGCAAGCAGGAGTTGATCGTCAGCCGCGCCGTGACGTTCGCCGACAAGCAAAGACTCGACGGCCTGATTTTTCCCGGCGCGCCGCGCGAAGTTTTGAATCCCAAATTGTTCGAAGCATTTTCCGCGGCGCTCAAGATTCCTGTTGCCACCGCACTGCGCGCTT comes from Deltaproteobacteria bacterium and encodes:
- a CDS encoding prepilin-type N-terminal cleavage/methylation domain-containing protein translates to MITGLNIFAPIADPNSYALTRRKLNNWNPSSRNHRSADLSLRQQRGFSLVEILIVIAIVSLLAAIGIPQFITYRSKGIDAQMKSDLRNAAVAVESYFAKNGVYPSSTAVIAVNGFQGTQGVTLSLSNITANSYQLSATTSGGSQASFSFDSTSGAIQ
- a CDS encoding antibiotic biosynthesis monooxygenase, producing MRRDKMIQEIVIQHVQPEKRDEYIKVFGEILTKANYGGSHGIKFFTSIEDPSRVILMIEWDSVEAHTQHRGTPTHNAMREATAKYQTAKSEGAHFLQHQIK
- a CDS encoding extracellular solute-binding protein, whose product is MTRGKNFILRGAIFIALLAANANLYSAQAPAKWQTDWQAIQRAADKEGRLAIYGPAGTGQQKLYTEVFQQAFPKIKVNYTPGRISEIISRIMAEQRGGVRQADLVLGGTDILLGTLKDKGLLQPIRPALVLPEVLDGSGWYKGKLWFADNEERFIPMWRAVPYTAACINTNLVKPNELKSYWDLLQPKWKGKIVSQDLRLGSARNQMYTVYQRKDLGAEYLKRLLGEMELTFSRNLPQIADWLASGKYAISIGGVDCDDLAIKGLPVLPIHFEGIAAVGAGTDPASWLATSAHPNAAKVFLNWILSRDGQVNFQKLTRENSLRVDIAKEGVVNPYFILDPKREYLFTGLEEHKDKINEFPPWLESLIAKK
- a CDS encoding FAD-binding protein, giving the protein MANYDIIIIGSGLAGLTAGLFSARQGLSTLVFESNIPGGHLISIEKIEDFPGFPDGVSGYEICPNLQRQASDHGAEFQRAEVLRIEAKDKAWSVVTEEETYQAKAVIVATGSTLKQLGVAGEEKLMGRGVSHCASCDGPMCNGQTVGVVGGGDSALQEALTLTNYAERVLLFHHGETFSAQQTYRQRVLSNSKITPHYQTAIEGIVGDEVVTGVRVRDLKSGETSQIELTGIFIYVGMQPNTAILEKLIKLSDTGHVPTDISMQTERPGLYAAGDIRQDSARQAITSAGDGATAAIAACRYINAILR
- a CDS encoding YgiT-type zinc finger protein codes for the protein MKRKKTLDLTGDICARCCVGRLAAKHGREYFRHKDELVIIEDVPAWVCNKCGERYHHAQVFKRMRQIAAGRGRITKHVRVPVARYQSGDEAA
- a CDS encoding DUF4258 domain-containing protein, with product MYPRVLAKIRNLVKQGDYVLSIHAENELANDNLTEQDLEAAMLNGTIIRRERDPIGRGKYVIEGKTQKGKGLTVVAQFFQTRQLVVIITAYET